A section of the Castanea sativa cultivar Marrone di Chiusa Pesio chromosome 12, ASM4071231v1 genome encodes:
- the LOC142619239 gene encoding aspartic proteinase CDR1-like encodes MFHPCFLVASILSNYFIGLLATAASNGGFTVELIRPDSPKSPFYNANKTFTGRLKKYYPNALQSQVIAYKGEHLMKLTIGTPPLDIYGIADTGSDLVWTQCVPCDDCYNQISPMFDPLKSSTYNDFNCESEQCRLINTGPCSQNTCTYTYAYADYSITRGVFAQEKVTMTSNSGQTVSLDIAFGCGHNNSGFFNDHEMGIIGLGGGSVSFVSQIGSTFGSKRFSHCLLPFGADPSIASKISFGNGSEVVGDGVVSTPLVSKEDKTPYFVTLEGISVGDTYVPFNSLGMVSKGNMFLDSGTPPTIVPQDFYDRLAVEVQKQIAMNPIRDDPDLGTQLCYRTKSNLDGPILTVHFEGAKVQLKPMHTFISPKDGVYCFAMQGSIGDGIYGNFAQANFLIGFDMETMMLSFMPTDCTKQ; translated from the coding sequence ATGTTTCATCCATGCTTCCTTGTTGCCTCAATTctctcaaattattttataggcCTTTTGGCTACAGCTGCTAGCAATGGTGGGTTTACCGTTGAGCTAATCCGCCCAGATTCTCCCAAATCTCCCTTCTACAATGCTAACAAAACTTTTACCGGCCGTCTAAAAAAATACTATCCAAATGCCCTTCAATCACAAGTAATAGCATACAAAGGTGAGCATCTCATGAAGCTCACAATTGGAACTCCACCGTTAGACATCTATGGCATTGCTGATACAGGTAGTGACCTTGTGTGGACACAATGTGTACCATGTGATGACTGCTACAATCAGATTAGTCCCATGTTCGATCCTCTAAAGTCCTCCACATATAATGACTTCAATTGTGAATCAGAACAATGTCGTCTTATAAACACTGGCCCTTGTTCTCAAAATACTTGCACTTACACTTATGCATATGCAGATTATTCCATAACCAGAGGTGTTTTTGCCCAAGAAAAAGTCACCATGACATCTAACTCAGGGCAAACAGTTTCCCTAGACATTGCTTTCGGGTGTGGACACAACAATAGCGGGTTTTTCAATGACCATGAAATGGGAATCATTGGGTTAGGAGGAGGGTCTGTGTCCTTTGTTTCACAAATAGGATCCACCTTTGGTAGCAAGAGGTTTTCCCATTGCTTGTTGCCATTTGGTGCTGATCCTAGTATTGCAAGCAAGATAAGTTTTGGCAATGGCAGTGAAGTTGTGGGTGATGGTGTGGTTTCAACCCCTTTAGTATCCAAAGAAGATAAGACCCCCTATTTTGTCACACTTGAAGGAATTAGTGTTGGAGACACATATGTGCCATTTAACTCTTTAGGTATGGTTTCTAAGGGCAACATGTTTTTGGATTCCGGAACACCACCAACGATTGTGCCACAAGACTTTTATGATCGATTGGCAGTGGAAGTGCAAAAGCAAATTGCAATGAATCCCATTAGGGATGACCCTGATTTGGGGACACAACTTTGCTATAGAACTAAATCTAATCTTGACGGACCAATATTGACTGTCCATTTTGAAGGTGCGAAAGTGCAGTTAAAACCTATGCATACCTTCATTTCACCTAAAGATGGAGTTTACTGCTTTGCAATGCAAGGTTCTATTGGTGATGGTATATATGGCAACTTTGCTCAAGCTAATTTCTTGATTGGGTTTGACATGGAAACAATGATGCTCTCCTTCATGCCGACTGATTGCACCAAACAGTAA